A region of the Dromaius novaehollandiae isolate bDroNov1 chromosome W, bDroNov1.hap1, whole genome shotgun sequence genome:
TAAAAATGGAGTAAAGCAGAACGCTTCCAGGTTGGGACATCAAAGGGGATGTATTAGGGGTGTGTGGGGGCAGGATGTCCGTGCTAGTTCAGCTGCTCTTATGATGGCAGGTCACAGCTTTCACAAGGTGACGCTAGAAGAAAAGTCCGGGTTTAGCAACCATGTGTGGTGCTGGGGTCCGTGCCTGGACTCCGCGCGAGGTATGTGTGTCCCACTTAGCCGAGCACAGTGCAGaggccccagagcagcagggacGGAGCGGGCTTTGGGAGCGCTGTGACTCCGTCGGTGTGGTGCTGCACCTGGACTGGCTAAACACGCTTTACTTCCCACGTGTGAGTGCTGCAGGCAGTCTTTCTCAGAGACTGCCTTGTCTCTGGACCGACCTGATCCGCACCGCGGTCTGTACGTGCTGAGCGGAGCACCGTATGCTCATCGGCTGCGCTGAGGATAGCGTGGGGTTCAGATGCAGAAAGCTTAAAAGCACGTGGAGCTATGCATGGGATTAAAATATAGCTGACTTAGGGTTTGGGGAAGGAGAGCTCAATTAGATTAGTGAATGTGCTACGTTATCAGGATGCTTCTCTCTGAACTACAGAGGAGCCAGTAAAAACTGAAGCTGTGCTGCTGTGGCCACTGCTCCATCTAACATGCTGTGTGTATTGTTCAGGTTAGCGATGGTCCGGAGCGGGAAAAACGGTGGGCTACACCTGAAACAGATTGCGTACTACAAACGGACAGGGGAGTATCATCCCACAACGTTATCGAGTGAAAGAAGTGGAAtcagaagagcagccaaaaaatttgttttcaaaggtAAAAGATGTTCTCTCAATCTACTTTGGAAGATGGATTTTTAGGTGAAGACttgctgatattaaaaaaaaaaaaaaaaaaaaaaaaaagcaaaaaggtgtCTTGCTCTGCAGCATGCTCTCTGATCTTTGTACATATGCTCTATAAAACAAACACCCCTGCCTATCCCTTGTTAATATATAACAATGTTTGCGGAAATAGAAGCTCAATCTGCTTTAGCCCTTAGCAGAAGGATTTATGTATCCATCTGAAAGCCAAACCTTGTTTTAGATACTGGGGCAGCATGTGGCAATTGGACTCCCTGATTCAAGGACTTCAAAGAGAGGAGCGCTGATCTGCAGCGATAGGCGAGGAAAGGTCGGCCCAGCCTGGGGCGCTCTGTGCGCGGCTGGACACAGACGCAAGGATGGCTTTGCCATCTGTCCTGCCTCTGTCACCTCCGagtcgccctgccctgcccggttGTGTTGTAGCCCTGTGAAGACAGTTTGAAGTGTGTCAGTCTTTGGTCAGCTCTCCTTTTTCAGCCCCAGCAACCCTTCCAGACTTGCACACGGAGAAGGCAGGGAAGAATTAAGGCTATGGATCGCAAAGTGAGGTTGCTCACAGGCAGGCAACATGCTTTGTCTTACAACACTCAGtactccctctccccctgccGCCCCCCTGCATTAGCTTGTGTTTCAGCGCAACTTTCCATGGGAACACAGTCTGCCTTCTGACTTACCCTGGTGACAGCTTGATTGCCTCGTGTCCAGGTTAATAAACTTGTAAACAAATGGTCTTAGGAAGAAATTACAATATTTGTAAACAAAGACACTAtttttgcacaaaataaaaaataaagtacatttaaaaaatccATACTGAATTGTGCCCAATGTTTTAGTAAACTAAACAACTGCAAAAGACTAAGTGCTAGTATATAATTTattggtattttctttttcctttcagaaaataaattgttctatgttggaaaagacagaaaacaaatgcGCTTGGTAATTCTTTcagatgaagagaagaaaaaggtgcTTGAGAAATGCCACAAAAATGCTGCAGGCACTCATCATGGCATATCAAGGACACTGACTTTAGTGGAATCTAATTACTACTGGACCTCTGTAACAAATGATGTCAAACAGTGGGTATGGGCTCATAgctacaggatttttttaaatgtattctttGTTATAAACATTTTGTAATTTTTCCACAAGATTCATCTCTCTTGGGTGACACAAAAATACCGAAGTCATGCTTTACCTAACATTCGTTTACAGAAGCTCCTGAGGGACGTAGGAACACAAATCTCATCAGGAAAAAGAACAACTTAAGCATATAAGTATTTGTACATTTTGAACAGTCTGAACTCCACTGGCTTTTACTGAGTCATGCAGGGGTTTTGAAAACCATACCCCAGATCAGTGTTTCAAGCCAACATGTATAGTCAGCAGGagaggcttttaaaatattttcctgaagttATGAGTAATTAAACACTTTGTTAGAAGCTGAGTCATGGATAAATACACAGAATCATATATTGTGGGTTTGGCTTTGATACAGCAAGCACCTTTACCACTCAGTAATGAGGAAACACAAGTTTATAATCAAATTTTAAATGGTTGTCTTGCCAATTCATAGTGcttcctattttttccttttactgtttGACCATGCACCCTGCACATTGCTGTATACTATCCAACAGGGAGGAATCATACTGCCCTTCAGTGCACAGGGCACATTTGGTCTTTGAGAGGGATTTCTCCTGCATGGCCTCTTACATAACTTTGTTAGGATTCAGTTTACCATCCCCAATGTGTACAGCTGGCCAGAATGGCAGCTGGCAGATACAAAGACAAAAACTGTGTCCCTGCCTTTGAATTAGGTATGCTTGGGAAAAACTATCAAAGAAATAACTGCTTGGGAcagttccttttcctctttcatccGAAGATACATTGACATACTCCCTGGGCATAATCTGATCCCTGAACAAAATGTGTGTAAATGCTGTCCTTTGTGGCCAAGTTATTGTTGCTATCAGATGGTGCATCACCTGAAAATCTGGATTCTCTCTGCAACAGTAACCTGCACTGAAAATGAATCTTGGCTTTCAGGTCAGACTTGGGCAAAGAGGACCTGTCCTGTATATAAAGCTAGTCTGCAGATTTCTGTGCATACCACCAATGCTTGTCAGCCACACCATATAGAGTAGAACTAAAGTATGGGAATGATTAGGACCTTCCTCTTCTGATCCCAAATTGCTGTGTAATGCCTTTGATATTTACATATGGTAAAGGATATAAATCTATGCTGTGGACTTGAAAGAGCACAGTGCTTTCAGAATGAGGAGAGTTCAGCTATGAACTCCTGTATGTCTCCTTCTCCTGGCTTTTGCTGTTGTTcggttggtttggtttggtttttttatccTGGGGCTGAAAAATCTAAGGGTAAAAAATCATCATaacaaaaaatgctaaaatgaattTGTTCAGCATAGCCAAGTCTGACCTGACTTACAGAGGAGTAATGGGGATTTATATTATTATCCTATTGACTGTTTTAAACCTGCACCATTACTCTTTACTGAGAGCTTCTTCCCTGCTTTCTGCACTAGGTGTATGCTTGCCAGCATTGCCAAGTGGCAAAGAATACAACCATCACAGCACCCAAATCACACCCTATCAAAGCAGAGGACCCCTGGGTGGCAGTTACTATAGACCTAATAGGACCTTTTAATGCAACCAACAGAAGCCACATGTACATCATTATCATGACAGATTTGTTCACAAAATGGACTGTTATCCTACCATTGTATGATACTTCAGCAGCTGAAATAGCAAAGGCAATCATAAGTGTGTTTTTCTTATATGGACCACCTCAAAAAATGCCTATTGATCAAGGGAGAGAGCTTGTTCATCAGGTAAGTTTTACTTGGATGATCTCTTTTTCTCAAGAAAAGTACAGTTTTGCTTGTATTAACTTTACTTTTTAGACCattcttgaagaattttttttaacctaagtaCAGTATgtgaatcttttttccttttaaaaaataattaaagtcaACATAAAAATGACAAACCAATTATTTGTAATTGTAACATTGTTTAACATTCCTCAGGGATGTATTCATTGCatgaagaataaaagcaaaataacttcTCAAAGGCCATAGTCCAGGTTTTGTCACTCAGTAGAACGGGCACAGGCTTTCACTCTCGAACACTTTGCTGTACTTCATCCATTCGTATTATATTGGCCCATATAATAGACAAACCAATGTCAAAAATACCCTAAGACATAGTGATTCTGAAGAACTTTACACTTAGTCCTCTCAAAGATGATGAAATAGCAATAGAAGAGACTACGATATGGAGGTGATGACAAACTGAGTGGCAAAACTGTGTTTAGAAACCATCAATTGCTGCTCCTAAGCCATACTTTCACTCTTAAATTTGGACTGTTATGTGGGTATTTGTATATAAGACTTTTGCTCAATCACTGTGTTCTCAATAGAGTAGTGGAAAGCAGTACTGAACTTGTTTACTAGAACTGTGATACAGAACAGGGGAACATTCAATAattatgttcttttatttttaaagataaacaaaGAACTGTTTGCGCTCTTTGGAATGAAACAAGTAGTATTGTCTTATCCTCAGACAGATGATGTAAATGAAAGAACATGCAAGACAATCAAAGCTTTCCTTAACAAGCACTGCACAGAGCATCCAAATGATTGGGATGAACATTTATCTGCTATTGCCTATGCTTTTAATTTGACTAACGTGGTATGTGAAGGCTCTTCCTCTTTTGATGAGGTTGGGACTGAAGTCCCCAAAAGTACCTGCAAAGCTGTATGCTAAATGTGCTTGCTTTTTGCTCCCCACTTAAATAGGAGCCAGATCAAAGCATCCCGTATTTCCAGATGTTTAATCGTAACCCATATGTGGTTGAGTCAACAAATGTGTGCGTGGAAGGAGAAGACAGTATGTTTGCCAAAATATTTGAAGCAACTAAAAAAGCCAGTcaagcactggaggaagagaacaCCTCAGACTGCCAGGTAAATATTATATAGTCTAATGTTATTGGCAAGAAGACTGGAGAGACATCAGGTGGAAAGATTTGAAATGTGAAGTGAAACAAACCTTTTAGAacagtgagggtttttttctcacAGTGTGATCCCTGGATCCGAGTGTACACGTGTGTACGTGGAAGGCCTAGACAAGAAAACGGAAGGTTTTCTCCTTTTGCCAGGATGTTCACGTTTGGCTTAGAGGTCTGCATATCAAAGGAGGTTTAAAACCGTTGCCTGTGGAGTGTTGATTTAGAACATGAAAATAGATAAAATCAGTTTCttgaaaacttttcagttttacatGCTACGAATTACACATATCCAAAGACTTTTAGTGTTACGCTTCTGCATTGTTATTCAATGTTAGTAAAATACATGGTGGctcttaggaaaaggaaatgcaattCATTTGTTTCTTCTCGCAGATAGTGAAAATCACGTCAGATGAACAGAAAACCAGAAACAAGATTACTGTCAAAAGGAAGCCAAAACAGTTAAATCCCCTTCGCCTTAAAGTTGGGCATGAAGTCCTCAGACAAAGAAAAAACTGGTGGAAGGATGGTCGTTTCCAGTCAGAATGGGTTGGTCCTTGCATTATAGATTATATCACAGATAATGGCTGTGCAATATTAAGAGATGCCACAGGATCCAGGTTGAAAAGACCCATCAAAATGTCTCACCTTAAGCCATACATAAGAGGGTCCAGTGAAaaaggtatgcatgtttgtgtgtgtataaatatatatatttaacttttctGTCATGTATTAGGTGAGGTTATGATGGTGAACAAGTATCACTCACCAGTGTGAATTACAGGGACACAGGCTAATAACCTAATCTCATAAGGAGAACAGTGAGCGTGACTAGCTTGAAACCTGTGCAGAGCAGAGCTAATGAATCGTGTTTAAAGTCTCTTTAAAAATAGCTTCCATTAAAGTTGCTTCTGCTATGTGGTTTGGCCCTATTCGTGCTGTCTGGTAAAAACATGCTAAAAGCAGAGCTAGCCTGAACAGTATTCAAAGACTGTTTCCTGATTTTGTTCCTGGCTTGATGTAGGTGGGAGAAAAATTTCAGGATTCACCTTTTGTTTCCTTGTGAAATGGAAACCTAATTTTTTTCCGCTTAGTCTGACTAGTGCAGATCGTGCATGTTTACATCCccgctccctttttttttttattttggagggtagtttgttgttgtttaaaaaaaaaaaaaaaaacttaaaatgcaAAGACTACCTCAAAGAACTGATTTTTGAAGAGTTGATTTTAAATTGTGGTACTGAAAAGGTAAATATGCTTTTCTTACTGGAGTAAATAAAGTTACACTCAGAAGTAGGATTTCTAGAAATTCCCAAATACTTACATAATcaattgcccctctctctcttacacattctatttttttttcaatggtgGCAAATTTTTAATCAacattttaatcatttaaaaataattttaattcaaaattaaacTCAAATATAATCAAAAATTTAAATCCAAAAATAGCAGCCATTTCTTTCCTGCTAATGCTGTCTTTAAGTCACTTCagatatgcagaaaaaaattaataactcAGTATTTGGAAGACCTCTGTCACAGAACAAACTACTTCTTGGTTTAGgatccttgaaaaaaaaagtagaccaGTTTTCTCCTGTATGACGTATGGGGTTAAGCTTTAGTTCttgaaaatgtattatttgtaCTGGGATGGTCATCTCTTCCATTATCTCTTAAAACTGAGGGATTTGCAAAGCTAAAACTAATGCTGGAACTTATTGGGAGAAGCAAAGTTGTCAGACGCCGTTGCAGATTACACAACCAAGACACCAATTTCACGTCATTTCTCCTGGACAACACTTGTACTGTTACACAATCGCTCTCTGGCTTTCAGTTCTTCATAGAATTGCAGAGCCATAAAGAGAAAGTTATGTGCATGATTTCATGCATGCAAATAGCACTTCTAATTTCCAGCTGTTACGAGAACTTTGGTAAAGTGAATCACAGCATAAAAAAGTTTACTCCAGATATCTTTGTAGGATCAGAGTCTAATATGTTCACCACTACTAATGGATCGTGTTTGAAGTAAATGtacattttcttcccctttcccaacAAGTGGTTAAAGATTAGTTGTCTCATACAGGCAGAAAATTCAATGGattataaatatttacaaagcTTAAAAATCTAGATTGATGTTCATACATATTTAAATTGTGGGTGGAAGTAAACCAGGCTTTGCTGAAGTAATTGTCAGCCTTTATCAAATGGCCTAACAGAATTCAAGAAAGCAAGCATTATTTCACTTGAATAAGAGAAGGGGAACCTGGCAGCGAATGACAGCTTTTTCATCCAGAAGGAAACATGCATGTCTTTATAACAAAGAACTTCTCTGTGTTAGcaagggtggatttttttttgtctgttactTATTTACCGTAACTACTACTGTGGCCTAACAATCTGTTGGCTATCCCTTTGCACAACCTTGAATGGGAAGAAAGCATTTGCAGTGCTTTCTGTGCAATAAATGTGAAAAAGTGCATCTTGGGTGAGGATATTTGTCATGGCCTTGCTTAACAAATTTAAAGGTGTTGTCAGTACTTTTACACATATGATTTTGGAGCAGGGCCTCTCCTGTATGTCATACTTTCAAAGTGTGGTCTCGCTTTTTTGAACAATAAAGACAAAGCCTGAAAATGCAGTCCTCATTTTTTAGGTGAGAAGTGCTGATACTAAGGTAAGAAAGGGCTAATAGTAGcaagaggttttttgtttttttttttttctcccataagCTAGTCTAAATGTGAAGCCTAAGTCAATGCACTGACAGAGCTCTTGGTACAGGCATTGCAGATTCACAGTCTGGGTGAACCTGGGTTGCTTGCTACCTGGCTAACTCTGTAGTTAGAGAGAGGTTACAGGACCCCTTAAATCACACATACACATCTGTCTGAAGTAGCATTTTTCTTGTTTGAATGTGGGTTAGTTTAATATTAAACTCTGGGTCAGTGCTTAAATGTTTCAGGAGTGCAAATAGGCAGATTTAGGACACATCTATTGAGAAACCTAGCCAGAGAAGTGCAGAGTCTGCTCCCACAAAGGTGCCTCTTTGGACCTACATCTCAAAGGAATTTGTAGCCCCCATACAGAGATACTTACCTGCTTAATGGCTCTTCTGATTTAATGGAACACCTCATTTTACCCTACGGTCCTCATGTGCCCAAGAAAACAGGCCCTAACATCATCTTGCAACACAAGAAAGTGTTAATCCTGCATTAACTATTACATTTCTAATTTGACAGGTCagactattttcattttattggaACTCACTTGGAACAAATCAAACACTTCAACACCTATCAGATAGACATGTCCAGTAGTACTATAGAGTGCCAATCAATATCATTGTTTCTAATTTCTAAAAAACTGTGTTCTCAACACATACAGTTCATAATTTTATGTTTcttaatttctaaaaataaaaaaacaaacacccccccccccccccccccatacctgGGACTTCGTAGCAAGAGTCTGGAGTAGCTACCTTTTTCTGTGTGGGGTGCACAGAATAAAAGAAGCTACATATCCATTCATTTAAGGTTCAGTAGGTGACTGCGACAGACCTCAAGCTAGTTTACTGACATTGCAAAGAAATACTGCTAACatgaagcactgcaagcactaTTGTGTGCATGTACCAGATGTAACTGAACATTTGATGCTTAGTGAAATTAGGAAATCTGTATTATCGGACTGCTGTCCCTCAAGCATTCTTGCCTTATTATTGAAATTGCTTTGGTAAGTAAGTTAACACTTCACTATCATTTTGTGTTTAAGTACATCAATAACTTTTACTGAACTAGAAAGGTCTGCTTTAAAAGCTACTTTTCTTTTACAGACAACCATTACTTCTTACAAGGTTCAATAGTTGTTGACCACGACTATATTGGCTTTTCCAAAAGATCATATAATCCATGCCAGCAAGATTCCACTGTTGAGGGGGAAATCAATGCCTGTGCAAGAGGTGTCATGTCTGCTGTGCAAATACCACCTTCAGCCTGCAAAGACCAAGAATCAACAGAATGCAAACATCAGTCTGAGCTAACGAAAGATCACAGCATTGAGCCGAACAACGCAAATCCAGAGCAGTGGCCTTCACCTTGCTGGACACTTCAGACCAAGATAGAGGATACTTAAGCAAATAATTGCACATTGTATTTCATTGGCAAACAGTTTTAATAGCTCCAAGTTCCTCAGACAAATTCACTTCACTGCTGTATGTATTTAAGAATACTGCACGTGTCCAGTGGTTAATTGAAATGAGCATTAAGAAGCAATCACCCTGTTATCCAAAGTATGGGCACAACCTAGAAAAGGCACGTTATCATCATGCAGTTGAATTACAGTATGTTTTACAATAGCAATATGGCCCTACCTCACTGTTTATCGTCTCAGGGCACATCACACCATTTCATTCTGATGACCTTTTCATTAATCCTCAGATGACTCATTCCTAACATGCACAGATACTGTGGGATGAATGTAAGCTAAGCAACTTAACATAAATTTTGCCTCCAGTGCAGAAGGGTAAAGAAGCTCATGTCCTCCTTTTTGTTGTAAAACTGTTTCCCATTCTTTCTGAGAAGTTGCAAACTTTGACCCTTACAGCTTTTATTCTCTAGTTTAGCCCACAGCCCTAAGATCTCGCAGAACAGTAAAGCTGCCAGAATCAAGTGCAGGTAATGTTCTGCATATGAAACAACAaggcctgcagctgctccctgctcaTCAAAACTGTACTAGGGAAAGCAATTTTAGTCTCTCAGGCAAATCAAAATCTTAAGGGTGCTCAGCATGTGCTTGTGCTCTCTTCACAAGCCTCTGATTTCCCTTACTGTTATTTCTCAGAGCTACAACAGGTTTGGATGAGGATTCCTCTTCTTCCACTGACAGCGCTCTAGGAAAGGTGAAGGACTGATGTTATTTATTCTCTGAATTCCTTGACCAAGTTGGTATTGGCCTGGGCCTCCTGGTAAGAGGACTGCATCTCAGAGTAATAGCAAAATTTATCTACTGTTGAAGTCAGTTGAACAATAATTGATGAGAGCAGGAGTTTTCAGTTAATCTTAGATAGAAAGACTTAGTCCTCAAGGCTGTTTAGATACTTAATACCTGTGTTATGGGTTGGCCTATCACAGGCCAAGGCTATGTAAGAAAAGAACTCGGTATCATCATTCTATTCTCTGATTCCATCctaaaatgcctttgaaaaaaatacttttatattaAGAAAGTACTTTGTGTCTTCCAAAAATCTAGCCCTACATACACACTTTTTCCCCCACAGAGAGAGTGTTTCACAAAGAATGTACCTAACAAAGACACTTGGATATTCTGTCCTAATAGGCTCCTCCTATATGTCAACTCCACCAAACACAAAGATGAACAAGGTTTGTGTTATTCATTGACAAATATGCTCAAGCTTGAAAGCCCATCTTTATATAAATTGCTTTTACCCCCAAGCTATAGTGTCCTCTGAGGCAAGTAATCTTTATAATGATTTTTCTAATGCAGTTGAGCAAGTAAGTGGGCTtggtgaaatacatttttctcactttaaaaaaaaaaagacaagacttgCCAAGAAATTCCATCAAACAGCATTCTGTTAAACTATAcgtaaaacaaaaaagacaaataatGCATGCTTGTAAATAGGAAATAGCCAGTAATTGTGAACAATAGTCTCACCttgattttcttctgtaatgAGCTGTGTGATCAGATAGTATTCTTCTCTGGGAATACGGATTTAAGATCTTCCATTTGGGAGTTGTGGTGAGATCCACAAGCTCAGGAGGCCCATGTCATGGTAATGACCTGGCAGGTAATCTCTTACTACACTAATCCTTCTTAGCAGAGGGCCCGATTCTTTGAGCCAGCCCTCCTGCTCCCTATGAACCTTTAACTCTTTCATTGGGATTGCTACCCTAAGGGACATCTTCTGCTAGGATGGACTTGTTACGACTTAGTCCTGTCTAATAGTACGTCTTTAGCACAAACTGGCACGTGGCCATTTCCTGCTAAAATGTGGGGTCTTTCAGAGTCAGAGAGAAAATCAGATAGAGAATAAGGGAGCTGCCTCCAAGATACCCATCTGCTCTGTTAGACCAATAAAAACCTACCCCATTTGGTTTTTTCCAACTGGTCAGTTCCCTATTTGCACACAGCACAACGAAGCTGTaatgcagagcagggcagagggaggaggaagctcTAACGTAACATAAGTGATGTGTGCTGCTTCTAGCTACGCTGAGAGAAAGAAAACGCTAAGCTGACTGTGGaataggaaaaaacagcaaacatttaACAGACCGTGTAACGCTGTTTCCTAGTAATTGTCATCTACTGTATTAGCAGGCAAGCATTTGTGCCTCCTCAGTTCACCTAAATGGGGCCTTCTCTGCATATAAAAGGTTTATTGAGATAAAATACAACAGTCTCAAATTAATGATGCCAAAAACcaccaggaagaagaaaaaacacaataaCAGGCAACCTGAGAAGTTGCAAGCAGCACGACGTGCTCAGGGAAGCTCACGGAAACCCCTCGCGCCCTTGCTGTAGCTAGGCATTGCTCAGCGGCTGCTCGTGATGGTGGGTGAGTCCTGGCTCGCCCGCTTCTGGTTTGTATTTTAACGAGCTTGGATAAATACACAAATGCCCATCTGTCATCTCCGTCACTGGTACACGATGGCACAACGGCAAGAGGCTAGTTCTCTTAACAAAAGTCTCGGGCATTAGAATAGAGGCTGTGCCCCCTTGTGGTGCGTTGCTTAGGGAGGAGGAATAGGAGGGCGTACAGCGCGGAAGAAAAAGTGCAAGTTTACTTACACCTCCCAGCACAGAAACACAAACATTTACCCTTTGGGTTTGCTAGAGAGATTAATTACCAGGTCATAGTCAGTTGAAAAGTGTGCCCCAAAAAACCACCTTCTGTCAGCAAAAAGCTTCTCTACAACCATTGAGGGTTAAGTATGGAGTAAAAACCACAACGCTCTTACTTGGCTACTTTCTGAACTTTTGTGTAGCGCTTGCCCATCCCCTGCTAAGGTGCTCTTGCTTTTCAGGTTAGACAATCTATGACATTTTAaagtttctctctccttcttcacAGAACTAAATGTTCCCTGCTGGAGGACACTGATGAGTCATGATTTGCTTTTCACAGCAAGCAGTTAACAAATCTTCTGGAAATGTCACTCTTGAGGACTAGATGAgtttattcatttgtttgggtGCAACGTCCATATCAATGACCTTTTGCAGCAGACATCATTATTTTAATGACCTGGCATCAGAACATGTTCCCACAGTAACCTTCCTGGCATTTTCAAAATAgataatggaattttttttctcttgggaatGCAGTGGAGGCTTTCAATTAATTTATTAGActagctaaaaataaaatgtgcaacTTCTAGAATCTCACCAGGCAGTGGAAACTCAGCAAGGCACATCAGCAGCTGTCATCTGTTGGCCTAACCTGAGAGCACACTGCCAGCCTCTTACTTCAGCAGAAGGAGACATCATTATTGTTCAAAGTCACTAAGAACAGATGCTGTTTTAAATTAGAAGGGTAAAATTGACATGAATAAACAGGATTTAGCAGTGTCTTCAGGGCAATAGGTATTACACTGGTCTACCCATATTAAGAGACCTGCAAGCCTACTGTGGAAACTTTGGTACTCAAGTTCTGCAGACGTTTGGAAAGAAGAACAGTACCAAAcaagctttaatttaaaaaggaagcatCTGCTAGAGAGAAGTAACAGCAAACTAGACAGtaacttaattttaaaacatttgattCAGCAACTATTAATCCCGAGAGATGCATTCCCCGGTCAGTTCTCCCTTCCTCCTGTCTGACTGCTTGTATGGAGACACATGCTACATTTGCAAGCAGAGAACACCAGACTCAGCTTGCCTGAGCTGCCTGTTAATTTGTCCCATCGTAATGGGCATTACTGCAGGCTTTGAGGATGGGTTCACGCGTCTTTCTTCCGacagggctcctggctgcagctgggTGCAGGCCGCGTTACCCTGGGGCTGCACGACATGGTACAGCGAAGAAGCGGTCTGCAGGAATCCTGCCGCGTTGATAGCAGAAATAGGTATGCCATAAAAAAAGGCAGGAAGATTCAAGGTTGTAGGAAAAACATCATTCTGAGTCTGCCAGGCGATGTTGCCGCCACAGATTTTCATTGCAGTGCTCCACAAATCACTTGGATAAGGCCTTTCATAACTTACCAGTTGTTAATCGCCAGGGTGTTTTCTGACTGTTTGATTTGAACCTCTGAGCCTTGATCAGCAGAACTGGAGTAGTCAGAGCTGCAGCTGATGGCAG
Encoded here:
- the LOC112992423 gene encoding gypsy retrotransposon integrase-like protein 1 isoform X2, producing MVRSGKNGGLHLKQIAYYKRTGEYHPTTLSSERSGIRRAAKKFVFKENKLFYVGKDRKQMRLVILSDEEKKKVLEKCHKNAAGTHHGISRTLTLVESNYYWTSVTNDVKQWVYACQHCQVAKNTTITAPKSHPIKAEDPWVAVTIDLIGPFNATNRSHMYIIIMTDLFTKWTVILPLYDTSAAEIAKAIISVFFLYGPPQKMPIDQGRELVHQTDDVNERTCKTIKAFLNKHCTEHPNDWDEHLSAIAYAFNLTNVEPDQSIPYFQMFNRNPYVVESTNVCVEGEDSMFAKIFEATKKASQALEEENTSDCQIVKITSDEQKTRNKITVKRKPKQLNPLRLKVGHEVLRQRKNWWKDGRFQSEWVGPCIIDYITDNGCAILRDATGSRLKRPIKMSHLKPYIRGSSEKDNHYFLQGSIVVDHDYIGFSKRSYNPCQQDSTVEGEINACARGVMSAVQIPPSACKDQESTECKHQSELTKDHSIEPNNANPEQWPSPCWTLQTKIEDT
- the LOC112992423 gene encoding gypsy retrotransposon integrase-like protein 1 isoform X1, with the translated sequence MVRSGKNGGLHLKQIAYYKRTGEYHPTTLSSERSGIRRAAKKFVFKENKLFYVGKDRKQMRLVILSDEEKKKVLEKCHKNAAGTHHGISRTLTLVESNYYWTSVTNDVKQWVYACQHCQVAKNTTITAPKSHPIKAEDPWVAVTIDLIGPFNATNRSHMYIIIMTDLFTKWTVILPLYDTSAAEIAKAIISVFFLYGPPQKMPIDQGRELVHQINKELFALFGMKQVVLSYPQTDDVNERTCKTIKAFLNKHCTEHPNDWDEHLSAIAYAFNLTNVEPDQSIPYFQMFNRNPYVVESTNVCVEGEDSMFAKIFEATKKASQALEEENTSDCQIVKITSDEQKTRNKITVKRKPKQLNPLRLKVGHEVLRQRKNWWKDGRFQSEWVGPCIIDYITDNGCAILRDATGSRLKRPIKMSHLKPYIRGSSEKDNHYFLQGSIVVDHDYIGFSKRSYNPCQQDSTVEGEINACARGVMSAVQIPPSACKDQESTECKHQSELTKDHSIEPNNANPEQWPSPCWTLQTKIEDT
- the LOC112992423 gene encoding gypsy retrotransposon integrase-like protein 1 isoform X3; translated protein: MVRSGKNGGLHLKQIAYYKRTGEYHPTTLSSERSGIRRAAKKFVFKENKLFYVGKDRKQMRLVILSDEEKKKVLEKCHKNAAGTHHGISRTLTLVESNYYWTSVTNDVKQWVYACQHCQVAKNTTITAPKSHPIKAEDPWVAVTIDLIGPFNATNRSHMYIIIMTDLFTKWTVILPLYDTSAAEIAKAIISVFFLYGPPQKMPIDQGRELVHQEPDQSIPYFQMFNRNPYVVESTNVCVEGEDSMFAKIFEATKKASQALEEENTSDCQIVKITSDEQKTRNKITVKRKPKQLNPLRLKVGHEVLRQRKNWWKDGRFQSEWVGPCIIDYITDNGCAILRDATGSRLKRPIKMSHLKPYIRGSSEKDNHYFLQGSIVVDHDYIGFSKRSYNPCQQDSTVEGEINACARGVMSAVQIPPSACKDQESTECKHQSELTKDHSIEPNNANPEQWPSPCWTLQTKIEDT